From a region of the Streptomyces sp. B21-083 genome:
- a CDS encoding amino acid adenylation domain-containing protein yields the protein MSSHGAEGTELPLTTAQHGVWLAQRFNPAATVFNSAHYLDIHGPVDADMLREAIRRAEAECGSYAVRLTEGPEGPIQRITAAGTPPLETVDLTGGRSGGSSDTLADRLDAALAWMDRDRDTPLDLARDALSRDALLKIGDERFLWYRRCHHILTDAFGGVVFTRRVAEIYAATVQGRPVEGTPLGSLRTLIDDEAAYRAAEQYARDRAYWTERFAGHREPVSLSEAPADHAARGAVSRTVALTEADMAALRGAGRAARTPWTVPVIAAVAAYLHGTTGVRDITLGVPVTARRGLESQSVPGMLANQLPLRVTVDPAATRTELLAQVSRGLGDLLVHQCYPYEELRRELDLVRDDGHLFGIVVNVLPTRGDLRFGGHPTFPHPLPGGTVLDLNISVRRGPGGEVLLVDFEADPGRYTQDDVDAHLRRFVDYLRALAAADGDLPLGRIELTSDAERTRVLHAWNDTDRQVTAATLPELFEAQARRTPYADAVHHAGTTLDYAGLNARANRLARVLISRGAGPGRFVAVAMPRCVEAVVAFLAVLKAGAAYLPVDIGYPADRIAHVLRDARPALVLTAGGSEAGLPDDTGADFFDVDGLPLLDGGDASDVTDAERARPLHPQDAAYAIYTSGSTGVPKGVVVPHAGVPSLLASQVEVLGLREHERVLLFASPGFDASVWELCTALMTGGCAVVAERDRLLPGTALAALVAEAGVTCLLLAPSALAVMPEDGLPEGVTLVVGAEACAPDLVERWSAGRRMVNAYGPTESTVIATMSAPLAGRTVPPMGRPVVNSRVLLLDDALRPVPVGVPGELYIAGAGLARGYVNRPVLTAERFVADPFGPAGSRMYRSGDVARRNADGDLEYLGRSDQQVKLRGFRIELGEVEAALADQPSVAQATVLVREDKPGVRRLVAYAVPAAGSALDPAALRAALAVTLPDYMVPAAVVELPELPRTPSGKLDRSALPQPVITGGAGRRAPRTGREALLCALIAEVLGAEEVCVDDNFFDLGGDSITAIRLAARAAEAGLALTPQAIFSGRTAHALAEAAEEMPAPGANLPGGALPSLDPGELAGLHARWGEDGIEAVLPLTPLQEGMLFHALFTEGGADAYTVQKSFGIGGDLDPALLRTACEALVRRHAVLRAGFDQTASGRPVQVVPRAAEISWAEADLSGCGAGERRERTARLLAEDKRRRFDMARPPLLRFTLIRNAPDRHTLVLTSHHILFDGWSLPLILRDLFALYRAAGDGDGGALPPIVPFEDYLEWLAAQDRDAAEDAWRTALAGLEQPALIAPDTARAPGEALPGLAVAELSADLTARLTAEARTHELTLNTVVQGAWALLLSGLTSRRDVVFGATVSGRPPLLPGVAEIVGLLMNTVPVRVRTRPGEPLVSLLTRLQAEQSALGPHQYLGLADVQRIAEVGELFDTTTVFENAPIDREAIRSTAGGLHISQTDADQSGATHYPLSLIVVPGTRLRLEFTYRTDVFDTAGIRRITDRLRRLFETFAAAPRTPVGRIAQLTPAEHTQAVDGWNDTARRYPAATLPELFVRQVRETPGATAVVHSDRSLTYAELDREAGRLATVLAAKGAGPGEVVAVSLPRSVELLVTLFAVHRTGAAYLPVDPDYPEDRVRHMLAEADPVLVVDEGAHRALADTAAGAEPLVDGPGLHPLHPAYVIHTSGSTGRPKGIVVAHEGVANYLHWKQDRFPLGPGDRVLQRTSMSFDPSVWEIFWPLMVGATVVIADPETRHGPGYLAALIQRENVTVAQFVPSTLEVFLQEPGARGCRSLRTVFCGGEALTAGLVDRFHAALDAELYNLYGPTEVSVYTTTQPTHAGGTASVPVGLPGANLRVYVLDDGLLPVAPGVEGEVYIAGTGVTRGYVNRPALTAERFVPDPYGRPGTRMYRTGDLAARRPDGELEFRGRVDHQVKVRGHRIELGEIETVLSQDPAVRRAAVVIREDQPGVPRVVAYLVPESGAALDPERQRERVAAALPDYMVPAAFVELDRIPLSPNGKLDRRALPTLEFIGAEDSRAPRNAREEVLCALFAELLGVARVGIDDSFFDLGGDSIISTRLAGRARTEGLAITPRDVFTHRTVAAIAEAAQDITPGSPSQALPRRPLVSLEQDELDELEAQLGDVK from the coding sequence ATGAGTTCGCATGGCGCGGAGGGCACGGAGCTCCCGCTGACCACAGCCCAGCACGGAGTGTGGCTCGCGCAGCGCTTCAACCCCGCCGCCACCGTGTTCAATTCGGCGCACTACCTCGACATCCACGGCCCCGTGGACGCGGACATGCTGCGCGAGGCGATCCGGCGGGCGGAGGCCGAGTGCGGCAGCTACGCCGTGCGCCTCACCGAGGGACCCGAGGGGCCCATCCAGCGAATCACCGCGGCCGGGACCCCGCCGCTGGAGACCGTGGACCTCACTGGAGGCCGGAGCGGGGGTTCGTCGGACACGCTCGCCGATCGCCTGGACGCCGCGCTCGCATGGATGGACCGAGACCGCGACACACCCCTCGACCTCGCGCGGGACGCGCTCTCCCGGGACGCTCTGCTGAAGATCGGTGACGAGCGGTTCCTCTGGTATCGCCGCTGCCACCACATCCTCACCGACGCGTTCGGCGGCGTCGTATTCACCCGCCGCGTTGCCGAGATCTACGCCGCCACCGTCCAGGGGAGGCCCGTCGAGGGCACCCCACTCGGCTCGCTGCGGACACTGATCGACGACGAGGCGGCGTACCGAGCCGCCGAACAGTACGCCCGCGACCGCGCCTACTGGACCGAGCGCTTCGCCGGCCACCGGGAGCCCGTGAGCCTCTCCGAGGCACCGGCGGATCACGCGGCACGGGGCGCCGTCTCCCGTACGGTCGCACTGACCGAGGCCGACATGGCCGCGCTGCGCGGCGCGGGGCGGGCGGCCCGCACCCCCTGGACGGTGCCGGTGATCGCCGCCGTGGCCGCGTACCTGCACGGTACGACCGGTGTCCGCGACATCACCCTCGGCGTGCCGGTGACCGCGCGGCGCGGCCTCGAGTCACAGTCCGTGCCAGGAATGCTCGCCAACCAGCTCCCGCTGCGCGTCACCGTCGACCCGGCGGCGACCCGGACCGAACTGCTGGCCCAGGTGTCGCGGGGGCTGGGCGACCTCCTGGTCCACCAGTGCTACCCCTACGAGGAACTGCGGCGCGAGCTGGACCTCGTGCGCGACGACGGGCACCTTTTCGGCATCGTCGTCAACGTCCTGCCCACCCGCGGCGACCTGCGGTTCGGCGGGCATCCGACCTTCCCGCACCCGTTGCCCGGCGGCACGGTCCTCGACCTCAACATCAGCGTCCGCCGGGGGCCCGGCGGCGAGGTCCTGCTGGTCGACTTCGAGGCCGACCCCGGCCGCTACACGCAGGACGACGTCGACGCCCATCTGCGGCGCTTCGTCGACTACCTGCGCGCCCTCGCGGCAGCGGACGGCGATCTGCCCCTCGGCCGGATCGAGCTGACCTCCGACGCCGAGCGGACGCGGGTGCTGCACGCGTGGAACGACACCGACCGGCAGGTCACGGCCGCCACCCTGCCCGAACTCTTCGAGGCGCAGGCCCGCCGGACCCCGTACGCCGACGCCGTGCACCACGCGGGCACAACGCTGGACTACGCCGGGCTGAACGCGCGGGCCAACCGGCTGGCGCGGGTTCTCATCTCACGCGGCGCGGGCCCCGGCCGCTTCGTAGCCGTCGCCATGCCGCGCTGCGTCGAGGCCGTGGTCGCCTTCCTCGCCGTACTGAAGGCGGGTGCCGCCTATCTGCCGGTCGACATCGGCTATCCGGCCGACCGCATCGCGCACGTACTGCGGGACGCGCGGCCCGCGCTGGTACTGACCGCCGGTGGGAGCGAGGCCGGGCTGCCGGACGACACCGGAGCCGACTTCTTCGACGTCGACGGCCTGCCGCTCCTGGACGGGGGCGACGCCAGCGACGTCACCGACGCCGAGCGCGCCCGGCCGCTGCACCCCCAGGACGCCGCCTACGCCATCTACACCTCGGGGTCGACCGGCGTTCCCAAGGGTGTCGTGGTCCCGCACGCAGGGGTGCCGAGCCTGTTGGCGAGCCAGGTGGAGGTGCTGGGCCTGCGGGAGCACGAGCGCGTGCTTCTGTTCGCGTCGCCCGGGTTCGACGCTTCCGTGTGGGAGCTGTGCACGGCGCTGATGACCGGCGGCTGCGCGGTGGTCGCCGAGCGGGACAGGCTGCTGCCCGGGACCGCGCTGGCCGCCCTCGTCGCGGAGGCGGGCGTCACCTGCCTCCTGCTCGCGCCGTCGGCCCTGGCGGTCATGCCCGAGGACGGACTCCCCGAAGGCGTCACCCTCGTCGTCGGCGCGGAGGCCTGCGCCCCCGACCTCGTCGAGCGGTGGTCCGCCGGACGCCGGATGGTCAACGCCTACGGGCCCACCGAATCCACCGTCATCGCGACGATGAGCGCACCGCTCGCTGGGCGCACGGTGCCGCCCATGGGCCGCCCCGTCGTCAACTCCCGCGTCCTGCTGCTCGACGACGCGCTGCGCCCGGTGCCGGTGGGTGTGCCCGGCGAGCTGTACATCGCGGGCGCCGGGCTGGCCCGTGGCTATGTCAACCGTCCCGTCCTCACCGCCGAACGCTTCGTCGCCGACCCGTTCGGGCCGGCCGGTTCGCGCATGTACCGCTCCGGGGACGTCGCCCGCCGCAACGCCGACGGCGACCTGGAGTATCTCGGCCGCTCTGACCAGCAGGTCAAACTCCGCGGCTTCCGCATCGAACTGGGCGAGGTGGAGGCGGCCCTCGCGGACCAGCCCTCCGTCGCCCAGGCCACGGTGCTGGTGCGTGAGGACAAGCCGGGCGTTCGTCGGCTGGTCGCCTACGCCGTGCCGGCCGCGGGGAGCGCACTCGACCCGGCCGCCCTGCGCGCGGCCCTCGCGGTCACCCTGCCCGACTACATGGTCCCCGCCGCCGTCGTCGAACTGCCGGAGCTGCCCCGCACCCCGAGCGGCAAGCTGGACCGGAGCGCGTTGCCCCAGCCGGTGATCACCGGCGGAGCGGGACGCCGGGCACCGCGTACCGGGCGGGAGGCGCTGCTGTGCGCCCTGATCGCGGAGGTGCTGGGCGCCGAAGAGGTGTGCGTCGATGACAACTTCTTCGACCTGGGCGGCGACTCCATCACCGCCATCCGGCTCGCGGCCAGGGCCGCCGAAGCCGGGCTCGCGCTCACTCCGCAGGCCATTTTCTCCGGCCGCACCGCGCACGCGCTGGCCGAGGCCGCCGAGGAAATGCCTGCTCCCGGGGCGAACCTCCCGGGCGGCGCGCTGCCGAGCCTCGACCCCGGGGAACTGGCGGGACTGCACGCCCGCTGGGGCGAGGACGGCATCGAGGCCGTGCTGCCGCTGACGCCGTTGCAGGAGGGCATGCTCTTCCACGCGCTGTTCACCGAGGGCGGCGCGGACGCGTACACCGTGCAGAAGAGCTTCGGCATCGGAGGCGACCTCGACCCGGCGCTGCTGCGGACGGCCTGCGAGGCGCTCGTACGCCGGCATGCCGTGCTGCGCGCCGGGTTCGACCAGACAGCGTCGGGCCGGCCGGTGCAGGTGGTGCCCCGGGCCGCGGAGATCTCCTGGGCCGAGGCGGATCTGAGCGGATGCGGCGCGGGCGAGCGTCGGGAGCGGACCGCGCGGTTGCTCGCCGAGGACAAGCGCCGCCGCTTCGACATGGCGCGCCCGCCGCTGCTGCGCTTCACCCTGATCCGCAACGCCCCGGACCGCCACACCCTGGTACTGACGAGCCATCACATTCTGTTCGACGGCTGGTCGTTGCCGCTGATCCTGCGTGACCTGTTCGCCCTCTACCGGGCGGCCGGTGACGGCGATGGCGGCGCGCTGCCCCCGATCGTACCGTTCGAGGACTACCTGGAGTGGCTCGCCGCGCAGGACCGGGACGCCGCCGAGGACGCCTGGCGGACCGCGCTCGCCGGTCTGGAGCAGCCCGCCCTGATCGCCCCGGACACGGCACGGGCGCCCGGGGAGGCACTTCCCGGGCTGGCCGTCGCGGAACTGTCGGCGGACCTCACAGCACGGCTGACGGCCGAGGCCCGGACGCACGAACTCACCCTCAACACCGTGGTGCAGGGCGCCTGGGCGCTGCTGCTGAGCGGTCTCACCAGCCGCCGCGACGTGGTGTTCGGGGCGACGGTCTCCGGGCGGCCCCCGCTGCTGCCCGGCGTGGCCGAGATCGTGGGCCTGCTGATGAACACGGTGCCGGTGCGCGTGCGTACCCGCCCCGGCGAACCGCTCGTCTCTCTGCTCACCCGCCTCCAGGCCGAGCAGTCGGCGCTCGGCCCGCACCAGTACCTCGGCCTTGCCGACGTGCAGCGGATCGCGGAGGTCGGTGAACTCTTCGACACCACCACCGTGTTCGAGAACGCCCCGATCGACCGCGAAGCCATCAGGAGCACCGCGGGCGGTCTGCACATCAGCCAGACGGACGCCGACCAGAGCGGGGCGACGCACTACCCGCTGAGCCTGATCGTGGTGCCGGGCACCCGGCTGCGCCTCGAGTTCACCTACCGCACCGACGTGTTCGACACCGCCGGTATCCGCCGGATCACCGACCGCCTCCGGCGTCTGTTCGAGACGTTCGCGGCGGCCCCGCGGACCCCCGTCGGACGGATCGCGCAGCTCACCCCGGCCGAGCACACCCAGGCCGTCGACGGATGGAACGACACCGCCCGCCGCTATCCGGCGGCCACCCTGCCCGAGCTGTTCGTACGGCAGGTCCGCGAGACCCCGGGGGCCACGGCCGTCGTGCACAGTGACCGGTCGCTCACGTACGCCGAACTCGACCGCGAGGCGGGCCGGCTGGCGACGGTGCTGGCCGCCAAGGGCGCGGGCCCCGGCGAAGTCGTGGCGGTCTCGCTGCCGCGCTCCGTCGAACTGCTGGTCACCCTGTTCGCCGTGCACCGGACGGGCGCGGCCTATCTGCCGGTCGACCCCGACTACCCCGAGGACCGCGTCCGGCACATGCTGGCGGAAGCGGACCCCGTCCTCGTGGTCGACGAGGGCGCCCACCGGGCACTGGCAGACACCGCCGCGGGGGCCGAACCCCTCGTCGACGGCCCGGGCCTGCACCCGCTGCACCCGGCGTACGTCATCCACACCTCCGGCTCCACGGGCCGCCCCAAGGGCATCGTCGTCGCGCACGAAGGGGTCGCCAACTACCTGCACTGGAAGCAGGACCGCTTCCCGCTCGGACCGGGCGACCGCGTCCTGCAGCGCACCTCGATGAGCTTCGACCCGTCGGTGTGGGAGATCTTCTGGCCGCTGATGGTGGGCGCCACCGTGGTGATCGCGGACCCCGAGACGCGGCACGGGCCCGGCTACCTCGCGGCACTGATCCAGCGGGAGAACGTCACCGTCGCCCAGTTCGTGCCGTCCACCCTGGAAGTGTTCCTCCAGGAACCCGGCGCGCGCGGCTGCCGATCGCTGCGCACGGTGTTCTGCGGCGGAGAGGCCCTCACGGCCGGACTCGTCGACCGCTTCCACGCCGCCCTCGACGCCGAGCTGTACAACCTGTACGGCCCGACCGAGGTGTCGGTCTACACCACCACCCAGCCCACCCACGCCGGCGGCACCGCGTCCGTGCCGGTCGGTCTGCCCGGTGCCAACCTGCGGGTGTACGTCCTCGACGACGGCCTGCTGCCCGTGGCGCCCGGCGTCGAGGGCGAGGTGTACATCGCGGGCACGGGCGTGACCCGCGGCTACGTCAACCGCCCCGCGCTCACGGCCGAGCGGTTCGTGCCGGACCCCTACGGCCGGCCCGGCACCCGGATGTACCGCACCGGCGACCTCGCCGCACGCCGCCCGGACGGCGAACTGGAGTTCCGGGGACGCGTCGACCACCAGGTCAAGGTGCGCGGGCACCGGATCGAACTCGGCGAGATCGAGACCGTGCTGAGCCAGGACCCCGCCGTGCGGCGCGCGGCGGTCGTCATCCGCGAGGACCAGCCCGGCGTGCCGCGTGTCGTCGCCTACCTGGTGCCCGAGTCGGGCGCCGCCCTCGACCCGGAGCGGCAGCGCGAGCGGGTGGCCGCCGCCCTGCCCGACTACATGGTCCCGGCCGCCTTCGTCGAGCTGGACCGGATCCCGCTCTCGCCCAACGGGAAGCTGGACCGACGGGCCCTGCCGACGCTGGAGTTCATCGGCGCCGAGGACAGCAGGGCGCCCAGGAACGCGCGTGAGGAAGTGCTGTGCGCCCTGTTCGCCGAACTGCTCGGCGTCGCCCGGGTCGGCATCGACGACAGCTTCTTCGACCTCGGCGGCGACTCGATCATCTCCACCCGCCTCGCGGGCCGCGCCCGCACCGAGGGCCTGGCGATCACGCCGCGCGACGTGTTCACCCACCGCACGGTCGCGGCCATCGCTGAGGCCGCCCAGGACATCACCCCCGGCTCGCCGAGTCAGGCGTTGCCACGGAGGCCGCTGGTCTCCCTCGAACAGGACGAACTCGATGAGCTTGAAGCACAACTGGGGGATGTGAAGTGA
- a CDS encoding nucleotidyl transferase AbiEii/AbiGii toxin family protein produces the protein MANPPRDTPAGRVYNDLRNLARRTSRSTDEIMVEYVLERFLYRLAASPLGRDHFVLKGGLLLAQFGARRMTRDIDILGRSFPGTETEIVHRIAAIAATEIDDGVVFDAATLKTVPIREEDEYHGLRLSMAASIARARLKLQLDVSFGDPVTPAPRIIDYSQQLATESFQILGYPLATVIAEKLSTAVSLGDLNTRDRDYGDLYRLLTLNDLDGQELTTALAATAAHRGITLKPLSTAITDLGERRQTSYTAWRRRQGPAATGYPERFVDVVRQVTEFADTLLNDDATTRTWSAATFTWS, from the coding sequence ATGGCCAACCCCCCGCGCGACACCCCCGCCGGCCGCGTCTACAACGACCTGCGCAACCTGGCCCGCCGCACCAGCCGGTCCACGGACGAGATCATGGTCGAGTACGTCCTGGAACGGTTCCTCTATCGCTTGGCCGCATCGCCCCTTGGCCGGGACCACTTCGTTCTCAAGGGCGGCCTACTCCTCGCCCAGTTCGGCGCACGCCGGATGACCCGCGACATCGACATCCTCGGCCGCTCGTTCCCCGGCACCGAAACCGAGATCGTCCACAGGATCGCGGCCATCGCCGCTACCGAGATCGACGACGGCGTCGTATTCGATGCCGCGACGCTCAAGACCGTCCCTATCCGCGAGGAGGACGAGTATCACGGTCTACGCCTGTCCATGGCCGCATCCATCGCCCGGGCCCGGCTCAAGCTCCAACTCGATGTCAGCTTCGGCGACCCCGTCACCCCCGCCCCGCGGATCATCGACTACTCGCAGCAGCTCGCAACGGAGAGCTTCCAGATCCTCGGCTACCCACTCGCCACCGTCATCGCCGAAAAACTCTCCACCGCCGTCTCACTCGGCGACCTCAACACACGCGACCGCGACTACGGCGACCTCTACCGCCTGCTCACCCTCAACGACCTCGACGGCCAGGAACTCACCACGGCACTGGCCGCCACCGCCGCCCACCGCGGCATCACCCTGAAACCTCTCAGCACCGCCATCACCGACCTCGGCGAGCGTCGCCAGACCTCGTACACCGCATGGCGCCGTCGGCAGGGTCCCGCTGCAACCGGCTACCCTGAACGCTTCGTTGACGTCGTCCGGCAAGTCACCGAGTTCGCAGACACTCTCCTCAACGACGATGCCACCACCCGTACATGGAGTGCAGCAACCTTCACATGGTCATGA
- a CDS encoding AMP-binding protein, giving the protein MNAPDKALLEWLEQPSADRGLHFAAAGDSWDFWSYAALADLTLRAAAALHTHGLRHGDVVAVVQRSSPGFAAGWFGAIAAGGTACSIAPPFAFQRADDYEKHATHLFETAQPAVTLCDEDSIEKVRKITADLGLPEPVLFDEFVADVAPAEGPFPAAEFALLQFTSGSSGFSRGVQVTNAALRANVTAMRRWLDWSPDLPGIAWLPVHHDMGLIGCLINIVTTGCDGWMLQPEDFIRSPQRYLRCISEQRVGLAAMPNFGLAYILRRIKPQDLEGLRFDSLRSIILGAERIDPTVLEKFDELLSPYGFDSRALLPAYGGAEATLAVTGLPLGEGWTALSPEHGGAAATAGGRIVGCGRPLEGVSVTITDDDERPVPDGTVGEIVVTGASVATSYVGDPGSASGTSIGDGTLRTGDAGFLHDGQLFVVGRLGDGLKVHGRMVFAESLEAQLVERGIPERRVAVLLGHRDGEPTATVVLEAAKPEWYALAGTVLRESLPDTELTALAVSRGGIAVTSSGKPRRRVMWAALCDGSLPGSTVAL; this is encoded by the coding sequence TTGAACGCCCCGGACAAGGCCCTTCTGGAGTGGCTGGAGCAGCCGTCCGCCGACCGGGGGCTGCACTTCGCCGCTGCCGGCGACAGCTGGGACTTCTGGTCGTACGCCGCCCTCGCCGATCTGACGCTGCGCGCCGCCGCCGCCCTGCACACGCACGGTCTGCGGCACGGTGACGTGGTCGCAGTGGTCCAGCGGTCGAGCCCCGGCTTCGCGGCCGGCTGGTTCGGAGCGATCGCCGCGGGCGGCACCGCCTGCTCGATCGCCCCGCCGTTCGCCTTCCAGCGCGCCGACGACTACGAGAAGCACGCCACGCACTTGTTCGAGACGGCCCAGCCGGCCGTGACGCTGTGCGACGAGGACTCCATCGAGAAGGTACGCAAGATCACGGCGGACCTCGGGCTCCCCGAGCCGGTGCTCTTCGACGAGTTCGTCGCGGACGTCGCACCGGCCGAAGGGCCGTTCCCCGCCGCGGAGTTCGCACTTCTCCAGTTCACGTCGGGTTCCAGCGGCTTCTCTCGCGGCGTCCAGGTCACCAACGCCGCCCTGCGCGCCAATGTGACGGCCATGCGGCGCTGGCTCGACTGGTCGCCCGACCTGCCGGGTATCGCGTGGCTCCCGGTCCACCACGACATGGGACTCATCGGTTGTCTCATCAACATCGTCACGACAGGGTGCGACGGCTGGATGCTTCAGCCGGAGGACTTCATCCGCTCTCCGCAGCGCTATCTGCGCTGCATCAGTGAGCAGCGCGTGGGCCTGGCCGCGATGCCGAACTTCGGCCTCGCGTACATCTTGCGCCGGATCAAGCCGCAGGACCTCGAAGGACTGCGCTTCGACTCGCTGCGCTCGATCATCCTGGGCGCCGAGCGCATCGACCCGACGGTGCTGGAGAAGTTCGACGAACTTCTCTCCCCGTACGGCTTCGACAGCCGTGCTCTCCTCCCCGCGTACGGCGGCGCGGAGGCGACCCTCGCCGTCACCGGGCTCCCTCTCGGCGAGGGCTGGACGGCCCTGTCTCCGGAGCACGGAGGCGCGGCGGCCACTGCGGGCGGGCGGATCGTGGGCTGCGGGCGTCCGCTGGAGGGTGTGTCGGTCACCATCACGGACGACGACGAGCGGCCTGTACCGGACGGCACGGTCGGCGAGATCGTCGTCACCGGCGCCTCGGTCGCGACCAGCTATGTCGGCGACCCCGGCTCGGCCTCGGGCACGAGCATCGGTGACGGCACCCTGCGCACGGGCGACGCGGGCTTCCTCCACGACGGACAGCTCTTCGTCGTCGGCCGCCTCGGAGACGGGCTGAAGGTGCATGGCCGGATGGTTTTCGCCGAGAGCCTGGAGGCACAGCTCGTCGAGCGGGGCATTCCGGAGCGACGGGTGGCGGTTCTCCTCGGCCACCGCGACGGTGAACCGACGGCGACCGTGGTCCTGGAGGCCGCCAAGCCCGAGTGGTACGCCCTTGCAGGCACCGTCCTGCGCGAGTCGCTGCCGGATACGGAACTGACAGCCCTCGCCGTCTCCCGTGGCGGCATCGCCGTCACCTCCAGCGGCAAGCCCCGGCGACGTGTCATGTGGGCAGCTCTGTGTGACGGCAGCCTGCCCGGCAGCACCGTCGCCCTGTAG
- a CDS encoding type IV toxin-antitoxin system AbiEi family antitoxin domain-containing protein, translating into MSAAENSRLKQRLASLPPTFTTAQARQALLSPRDLASLVAERETDELSRGVYRRADAPETAHSDLLAVCARAPHAAVCGESALALHELIDDIPAAVHIAVPRGTRRPTISYPPTVVAQYASKTFALGVERFEAAPGETVPVYSAARSVVDAMRHRSRIGETLALSALGRYLRRDGRRGVSELQRVARELGALSVIRPAVEAVLA; encoded by the coding sequence ATGAGTGCTGCGGAGAACTCGCGCCTGAAGCAGCGACTGGCCAGCCTGCCCCCTACCTTCACGACGGCGCAGGCACGTCAGGCCCTGCTCTCCCCTCGCGATCTGGCGTCCTTGGTGGCGGAGAGGGAGACAGACGAACTATCCCGTGGGGTGTACCGGCGTGCAGACGCCCCAGAGACCGCACATTCAGACCTGCTGGCCGTGTGCGCGCGGGCTCCTCACGCTGCCGTGTGTGGTGAGTCCGCCCTGGCCCTGCACGAGCTGATCGACGACATCCCCGCAGCAGTGCACATCGCCGTGCCGCGTGGTACACGCCGCCCCACGATTTCCTACCCGCCGACCGTGGTGGCGCAGTACGCCTCGAAGACCTTCGCCCTCGGCGTCGAACGGTTCGAAGCAGCCCCAGGAGAAACCGTCCCCGTGTATAGCGCCGCCCGCAGCGTCGTCGACGCGATGCGCCACCGCAGCCGCATCGGCGAGACCCTCGCCCTCTCCGCACTCGGCCGCTACCTGCGCCGAGACGGACGCAGGGGTGTCAGCGAACTCCAGCGCGTCGCACGCGAGTTGGGCGCCCTCTCCGTCATCCGCCCCGCCGTAGAGGCGGTGCTCGCCTGA